One region of Mucilaginibacter gotjawali genomic DNA includes:
- a CDS encoding class I SAM-dependent methyltransferase, which translates to MNPLNDPAVIINYHRMMVGTYGMQSSLALGWRDMESQLVRFEALAGIAGMSGCSVLDAGCGYGDLLPYLISRYGQLNYTGIEQIPEFLDEASKRYGKYENAVFMNGNFALTDLPRADYVLASGSLNYRSEDPDFIFRVIAKLYSACLHGFAFNLLRAIVPNGLLVAYNCEKIMACCSKLCPNVKLVNDYAEEDFTIYMLR; encoded by the coding sequence ATGAATCCATTAAATGATCCGGCAGTAATTATTAATTATCACCGGATGATGGTGGGTACCTACGGCATGCAAAGCAGCCTTGCTTTAGGCTGGCGCGATATGGAGAGCCAACTGGTGCGTTTTGAAGCGCTGGCCGGGATTGCCGGTATGAGCGGATGCAGCGTGCTTGATGCCGGGTGCGGTTACGGCGATCTGCTCCCTTACCTTATTTCTCGCTATGGCCAGCTGAATTATACAGGGATTGAGCAGATCCCGGAGTTTTTGGATGAAGCCAGTAAACGCTATGGAAAATATGAAAACGCCGTTTTTATGAACGGCAATTTTGCATTGACAGACTTGCCACGGGCTGATTACGTGCTGGCTAGCGGTTCGTTAAATTACCGCAGCGAAGATCCTGATTTTATTTTTCGGGTAATTGCAAAGTTATATAGCGCATGCCTGCACGGCTTTGCCTTTAATCTGTTAAGGGCTATTGTGCCAAACGGACTCTTGGTTGCTTATAACTGCGAAAAAATAATGGCCTGTTGCAGTAAACTATGCCCTAACGTTAAACTGGTGAACGACTATGCCGAAGAGGATTTCACAATTTACATGCTGCGCTGA
- a CDS encoding LutC/YkgG family protein, which produces MSSRDKILAAVAANQPAKVDLPDIDFLNGAAGNHVGKFTGVLTSIGGKAIEVNTFDDVKAYIKQTTNQGDRVVSTFSEMSDCTELINDYQGLPHDLQDIELAVIGADLGVAENGAVWVKGDLLNQRVVPFICQYLAVILKKEKIVATMHDAYEQIGSENYGFSTFIAGPSKTADIEQSLVLGAHGARTMTVFLME; this is translated from the coding sequence ATGAGCAGCAGAGATAAAATATTAGCCGCAGTAGCAGCAAATCAACCCGCAAAGGTTGACTTGCCTGATATTGATTTTCTAAATGGGGCTGCTGGAAATCACGTCGGGAAATTCACTGGTGTACTAACCTCAATCGGGGGGAAAGCAATTGAAGTAAATACCTTTGATGATGTTAAAGCTTATATCAAACAAACCACAAACCAAGGCGACAGGGTTGTAAGTACTTTTTCTGAAATGAGTGATTGTACCGAACTGATAAACGATTACCAGGGGCTGCCACACGACTTGCAGGATATTGAGCTTGCTGTTATCGGCGCTGACTTAGGAGTTGCCGAAAATGGCGCTGTTTGGGTAAAAGGTGATTTACTAAACCAAAGGGTTGTGCCCTTTATCTGCCAGTACCTGGCAGTAATCCTAAAAAAAGAAAAAATTGTTGCCACCATGCACGATGCTTATGAGCAGATTGGCAGCGAAAACTACGGTTTCAGCACCTTCATCGCCGGCCCGTCTAAAACGGCTGATATTGAGCAATCGCTGGTTTTAGGCGCGCATGGCGCACGAACAATGACCGTTTTTTTAATGGAATAA
- a CDS encoding (Fe-S)-binding protein: protein MRVGLFIPCYVDQFYPDAAKATLQLLEKLGVDVIYPPKQTCCGQPMANSGFEHLAGGCNELFIKNFAEFDYVVAPSGSCVLHIREHLHDDKNPEVAAQLSSKVYELTSFLTDVLKVTYLPAKFPHKVGFHQSCHGQRGLHLSQMSELVAPGFSKPGSLLNMVEGIEIVPLNRIDECCGFGGTFCVVEEAVSAKMGKDRVEDHLEHAAEFITGVDMSCLMHMEGILNRKGSKVKVLHIAEILNGE, encoded by the coding sequence ATGAGGGTTGGACTATTTATTCCCTGTTACGTAGATCAATTTTACCCGGATGCAGCGAAAGCCACTTTACAATTACTCGAAAAACTTGGCGTTGATGTAATTTATCCTCCAAAACAAACCTGCTGCGGGCAACCCATGGCAAATTCAGGGTTTGAACATTTAGCCGGGGGCTGCAATGAGCTGTTCATCAAAAATTTTGCGGAATTTGATTATGTAGTAGCGCCCTCAGGCAGCTGTGTCCTGCATATCAGGGAACACCTTCATGACGACAAAAATCCCGAAGTAGCTGCGCAGTTAAGCAGCAAAGTTTATGAGCTGACTTCCTTTTTGACGGATGTATTAAAGGTTACTTATTTACCGGCTAAGTTTCCGCATAAAGTTGGTTTTCATCAAAGCTGTCACGGGCAGCGTGGCCTTCATTTATCGCAAATGAGTGAACTGGTTGCGCCTGGGTTTTCAAAACCAGGCAGCCTTTTAAATATGGTGGAAGGAATTGAGATAGTGCCGCTTAACAGGATTGACGAATGTTGCGGCTTTGGAGGCACATTTTGTGTAGTCGAAGAAGCCGTCTCCGCGAAAATGGGGAAAGACCGGGTGGAGGATCATCTGGAACATGCCGCAGAATTCATAACCGGGGTTGATATGTCATGCCTGATGCATATGGAAGGTATATTGAACAGGAAGGGAAGCAAAGTGAAGGTGCTGCATATCGCTGAAATATTAAATGGGGAATAA
- a CDS encoding M90 family metallopeptidase yields MTILFISILCACVIYFLFRQNRLSGLTKAEKLPDALKIILNAQVLYYQKLNKNDKERFENQVNDFLKYVRIEGVGTPVSDIDRALIASSGVIPIFGFPGWKYNNLTNIILYPDTFDQEFQFEGENRNIMGMVGSGYMNGQMLLSRAALLKGFSNQAGKGNTAIHEFVHLLDKSDGETDGVPENLLPHQYTVPWLKMMHQEMHRIEAGKSDIDVYASTSEAEFLAVAAEYFFEKPDQLKHKHPEIYHLLSQMFGQDPAVPFSPPLG; encoded by the coding sequence ATGACCATATTATTCATCAGCATTCTGTGCGCTTGCGTTATCTACTTTTTATTTCGGCAAAACCGGCTTTCGGGTTTAACAAAAGCCGAAAAGCTTCCTGATGCATTAAAAATAATCCTGAATGCGCAGGTATTATACTATCAAAAGCTCAATAAAAACGATAAAGAGCGGTTTGAAAACCAGGTGAATGATTTTTTAAAATATGTAAGGATAGAAGGCGTGGGCACACCCGTGTCGGATATTGACCGTGCATTGATAGCGTCAAGCGGTGTAATACCCATTTTTGGCTTCCCCGGCTGGAAATATAATAACCTCACCAACATCATCCTTTACCCTGATACTTTTGACCAGGAGTTCCAGTTTGAAGGCGAAAACAGAAATATTATGGGTATGGTGGGTTCTGGTTACATGAACGGCCAGATGCTGCTCTCCAGGGCCGCACTGCTTAAGGGTTTTTCAAACCAGGCAGGCAAGGGAAACACGGCTATTCATGAATTTGTGCATTTACTTGATAAATCTGACGGAGAGACCGATGGCGTGCCTGAAAATCTGCTGCCGCATCAATATACGGTACCCTGGCTTAAAATGATGCACCAGGAAATGCATCGGATCGAAGCTGGTAAATCGGATATTGACGTTTATGCGTCCACCAGCGAAGCAGAATTTTTAGCGGTAGCGGCTGAATATTTTTTTGAAAAGCCGGATCAACTGAAACATAAACATCCGGAAATTTACCACCTGTTAAGTCAAATGTTTGGGCAGGACCCTGCTGTACCTTTTTCCCCGCCATTAGGCTGA
- a CDS encoding cold-shock protein, whose amino-acid sequence MATGTVKFFNESKGFGFITPTSGGKEVFVHVTGLIDQIRENDEVTYEVEEGKKGPSAVKVKIA is encoded by the coding sequence ATGGCAACAGGAACAGTAAAATTTTTTAATGAGTCAAAAGGCTTCGGCTTTATTACACCAACAAGCGGTGGCAAAGAAGTATTCGTACACGTTACCGGGCTGATCGATCAGATCCGCGAAAACGATGAAGTAACTTACGAAGTAGAAGAAGGAAAAAAAGGCCCAAGTGCCGTTAAAGTTAAAATAGCTTAA
- a CDS encoding PhnA domain-containing protein, translating into MTSSLLTARSGNACELCHSTTHLSAYAVPPANHPDNEIIICGDCLAQLSAAVPDAKYWRFLTEAMWSTVPAVQVVAWRMLSRLKTEGWAAENLDMLYLDEETLAWAKSITVDDMPAETEAVHRDSLGAELQTGDTVVLTRSLDVKGSSLNAKMGTVVKNIRLVADNTDQVEGKIEGQQIVILTKYLRKQKA; encoded by the coding sequence ATGACAAGCTCCTTACTCACGGCACGCAGCGGAAATGCCTGCGAACTCTGCCATTCAACAACCCATCTGTCTGCGTATGCCGTTCCTCCGGCAAATCACCCTGACAATGAGATCATCATCTGCGGTGACTGCCTGGCACAACTTAGCGCCGCTGTACCGGATGCAAAATACTGGCGTTTTTTAACTGAAGCCATGTGGAGCACAGTCCCGGCAGTGCAAGTAGTGGCATGGCGCATGCTGTCGCGCTTAAAAACCGAGGGATGGGCTGCAGAAAACCTGGATATGCTTTACCTTGACGAGGAAACCCTGGCTTGGGCAAAATCTATCACCGTAGATGATATGCCCGCCGAAACTGAAGCGGTGCACAGGGATAGCCTTGGTGCGGAATTGCAAACCGGCGATACGGTGGTATTGACGCGGTCGCTTGACGTAAAAGGTAGTTCGCTTAACGCCAAAATGGGCACCGTTGTGAAGAATATCCGCCTGGTGGCTGACAACACCGACCAGGTAGAAGGAAAAATAGAAGGCCAGCAGATTGTGATCCTTACAAAATACCTGCGCAAGCAAAAGGCCTAG
- a CDS encoding 2OG-Fe(II) oxygenase: MGRISFGFICKIKATFTKSAPVPFSTARILNDNFDELIVSFMAGQCGISGNFLTEELAFRLTANLKNLFTGGKLNPAGTGNELLAVFNKSVRGDQIYWLDREHNDTAENEFFDLMDGFVAHLNETCYTGITGYEFHYTLYETGACYKKHLDQFKTNSSRQFSMVMYLNPDWIAADGGELCIYPDGIAQLIAPMNKTSVFFKSNELEHEVLITHKPRMSITGWLKRD, translated from the coding sequence ATGGGGAGAATAAGTTTTGGATTTATATGCAAAATTAAGGCTACCTTCACCAAAAGTGCACCAGTGCCTTTTAGTACAGCGCGGATATTGAACGACAACTTTGACGAACTGATTGTTAGCTTTATGGCTGGACAATGCGGTATTTCTGGGAACTTCCTGACTGAAGAGCTGGCTTTTCGGCTAACTGCCAATCTTAAAAATCTTTTTACCGGCGGCAAACTGAATCCTGCAGGAACCGGCAATGAATTACTTGCTGTCTTTAACAAGTCAGTACGCGGCGACCAGATCTACTGGCTCGACCGCGAACACAATGACACCGCCGAAAATGAATTTTTCGACCTTATGGACGGCTTTGTGGCGCACCTGAACGAAACGTGTTACACAGGTATCACCGGGTACGAATTTCATTACACACTATATGAAACAGGTGCCTGCTACAAAAAACACCTCGATCAGTTTAAAACCAATAGCAGCAGGCAATTCTCCATGGTAATGTACCTGAACCCGGACTGGATAGCCGCCGACGGCGGCGAGTTGTGCATCTACCCTGACGGTATAGCACAATTAATCGCGCCCATGAACAAGACAAGTGTATTTTTTAAAAGCAATGAGCTGGAGCACGAGGTTTTGATAACGCATAAACCAAGGATGAGCATTACCGGGTGGTTGAAAAGGGATTAA
- the rhaM gene encoding L-rhamnose mutarotase, which produces MDRVAFKMTLLPGNEVEYQKRHDEIWPELTALLKQAGICEYSIFLDQETSSLFGFLKAEDKTQLDSLAAQAIMQRWWLYMSDIMVTNPDHSPISQPLKEVFYLP; this is translated from the coding sequence CGCGTAGCATTTAAAATGACGTTATTACCGGGGAATGAGGTTGAATATCAAAAACGCCATGATGAAATTTGGCCGGAGTTAACTGCGTTGTTAAAACAGGCAGGCATTTGTGAATATTCAATCTTTTTAGACCAGGAAACCAGCAGTCTTTTTGGATTTTTAAAAGCTGAAGACAAAACTCAACTGGATAGTTTAGCTGCGCAGGCCATTATGCAAAGGTGGTGGCTGTATATGAGTGATATAATGGTAACCAATCCTGATCATTCACCTATAAGCCAACCATTGAAAGAAGTTTTTTATTTACCCTGA
- a CDS encoding Gfo/Idh/MocA family protein yields MNSRRNFLQKLGVTALALQLAPIAGWADSLPNDHGADEGPVLRVAIMGLGSYGERVAEAMRSCKKAKLVGVVSGTPSKIKTWQSRYGIPAKNCYNYENFDAIKNNPDIDAVYVITPNGLHHDEVIRVAKAGKHAICEKPMAINAKEGQEMVDACKAAGVKLLVGYRMHFEPKTLEVIRMRKAGEFGKIKFFQGLCGFTIGDPTQWRLNKQLSGGGSMMDIGIYAINGSRYMTGEDPVWVTAQETKTDHIKFKEGIDETIQFQFGFPSGATASCLSTYAMNNLDRFFLDGTDGFAEMQPSTGYGPIMGRTHKGELNQPITTHQTVQMDEMAAIIFEGKQPVVPIDGDEAVKDLKLIDAIYRAAKTGEKVEVKL; encoded by the coding sequence ATGAATTCACGACGCAACTTTTTACAGAAATTAGGGGTAACGGCCCTTGCCCTGCAGCTGGCGCCCATTGCCGGATGGGCGGATAGTTTACCTAATGACCATGGAGCCGATGAGGGACCGGTATTGCGCGTGGCCATTATGGGGCTGGGTAGTTATGGTGAACGGGTTGCCGAGGCCATGCGCAGCTGTAAAAAAGCAAAACTGGTTGGGGTAGTCAGCGGTACGCCGTCAAAAATAAAAACCTGGCAAAGCAGGTATGGCATCCCCGCCAAGAATTGTTATAACTATGAGAATTTTGACGCGATAAAAAATAATCCTGATATCGATGCAGTTTATGTGATCACTCCCAACGGGCTGCACCACGACGAGGTGATCCGCGTTGCTAAGGCCGGCAAACATGCCATTTGCGAAAAGCCCATGGCTATAAATGCTAAGGAAGGACAGGAGATGGTTGATGCCTGCAAAGCTGCCGGTGTGAAACTGCTGGTGGGCTACCGCATGCACTTTGAACCCAAAACGCTCGAAGTGATCAGGATGCGGAAAGCGGGCGAATTTGGTAAGATCAAATTCTTCCAGGGACTTTGCGGCTTTACCATCGGCGACCCTACCCAATGGCGTTTAAATAAACAATTATCAGGCGGTGGCTCTATGATGGATATCGGTATTTACGCTATCAACGGCTCCCGTTATATGACGGGAGAGGACCCTGTCTGGGTTACTGCGCAGGAAACTAAAACCGATCACATAAAATTCAAGGAGGGCATTGATGAAACCATCCAATTCCAGTTTGGCTTCCCCAGCGGGGCTACGGCATCATGCCTGTCAACATACGCCATGAATAACCTCGACCGGTTTTTCCTTGACGGGACGGATGGTTTTGCCGAGATGCAGCCTTCTACAGGCTATGGCCCCATCATGGGCCGTACCCATAAAGGTGAATTAAATCAACCCATCACCACGCACCAAACCGTTCAAATGGATGAAATGGCTGCCATTATTTTTGAAGGTAAACAACCGGTGGTGCCCATTGATGGCGATGAGGCTGTAAAAGATTTGAAACTGATCGACGCGATTTACCGGGCTGCAAAAACAGGGGAGAAGGTAGAAGTGAAGTTGTAA
- a CDS encoding cold-shock protein: MARSTETFSKKEKEKARLKKAKEKKEKAEDRKANGGKGKSLEDMMAYIDEYGNITSTPPDPSRKIKINSEDIQVSVARQEDLPHDTVRNGTVTFFNEAKGYGFIKDLQTQESIFVHINALTEPLKENNLVTFETEQGPKGLSAIKVKKK; this comes from the coding sequence TTGGCAAGATCGACAGAAACTTTTAGTAAAAAGGAAAAAGAAAAAGCCCGTTTAAAGAAGGCCAAAGAGAAAAAGGAAAAAGCCGAAGACCGCAAAGCAAATGGCGGAAAAGGCAAAAGCCTTGAAGATATGATGGCTTATATTGACGAGTATGGAAATATTACGTCAACTCCTCCCGATCCGTCAAGGAAAATAAAGATCAATTCTGAAGATATCCAGGTAAGTGTAGCGCGGCAGGAAGACCTGCCGCACGACACTGTCCGGAACGGTACGGTAACGTTTTTTAACGAAGCGAAGGGCTACGGCTTTATCAAGGATTTGCAAACACAGGAAAGTATTTTTGTGCATATCAACGCCTTAACTGAGCCGTTAAAGGAAAACAACCTGGTTACTTTTGAAACAGAGCAGGGCCCGAAAGGGTTATCGGCCATTAAGGTTAAAAAGAAATAA
- a CDS encoding lactate utilization protein B yields the protein MNIDVKDHAALSDVFNEDEDRVNWHDETLWWIRQKRDKAVNQLPEWESLRETASQIKNNVLSYLSNYLQQFEANATKNGIKIHWAADAKEHNEIVLGLLQSKQVKQMVKSKSMLTEECHLNEFLAENGIDVIDSDLGERIVQLAKEPPSHIVLPCIHKKKEEIGELFHQHLGTPAGNADPQFLTETARQHLRETFLTRKAALTGVNFAVAATGEFVVCTNEGNADMGAHLADIHIASMGIEKIIPERKHLGVFLRLLTRSATGQPITTYSSHFNKPRPGQEMHIIIVDNGRTIQLGREDFRNSLKCIRCGACMNTCPVYRRSGGHSYHNAISGPIGSILAPNLDMEKYADLPFASTLCGSCSNVCPVKIDIHQQLYKWRQVIVKNGYATTAKKASMRLMSFTLSTPSVYHVGGKAGRWVLKHAPFAVNNKFNPWYKHRDMPEPPKESFGEWYAKNKNGR from the coding sequence ATGAATATCGACGTCAAAGATCATGCAGCATTATCGGATGTTTTTAACGAGGACGAAGACCGTGTCAACTGGCATGATGAAACGCTTTGGTGGATAAGGCAAAAACGCGATAAGGCCGTTAACCAATTGCCTGAATGGGAAAGCCTGAGGGAAACCGCGTCACAAATCAAAAATAACGTACTCTCTTATCTAAGCAATTACCTGCAGCAATTTGAAGCCAATGCCACCAAAAATGGCATAAAAATCCATTGGGCGGCTGATGCTAAGGAGCATAATGAAATAGTGCTTGGCCTGTTGCAATCAAAACAGGTAAAGCAAATGGTTAAAAGTAAATCGATGCTTACCGAAGAATGCCACCTGAATGAATTTCTGGCAGAGAATGGTATCGACGTTATAGATTCTGATCTTGGTGAAAGGATAGTCCAGCTGGCAAAAGAACCGCCAAGTCATATCGTTTTGCCATGTATTCACAAAAAGAAAGAAGAAATTGGCGAACTATTCCACCAACATCTGGGCACCCCGGCTGGCAATGCTGATCCGCAGTTTTTAACAGAAACCGCCAGGCAACACCTGCGTGAAACGTTTTTAACCCGAAAAGCGGCGTTAACAGGCGTAAATTTCGCGGTAGCAGCAACCGGTGAGTTTGTTGTCTGTACAAACGAAGGAAATGCCGATATGGGCGCGCATTTGGCTGATATACACATTGCCAGTATGGGTATAGAAAAGATCATCCCTGAAAGGAAACATTTGGGTGTGTTTTTAAGATTGCTTACCCGCAGCGCTACAGGGCAGCCCATAACCACCTATTCCAGCCATTTCAACAAACCCCGGCCCGGGCAGGAAATGCATATTATAATAGTTGATAATGGACGCACTATACAGTTAGGTCGGGAAGATTTCAGGAATTCATTAAAATGCATCCGCTGCGGCGCTTGCATGAACACCTGCCCCGTATATCGCCGCAGCGGCGGGCATAGTTATCACAATGCCATATCGGGCCCTATCGGCTCTATCCTGGCGCCAAACCTGGATATGGAAAAATATGCCGACCTGCCTTTTGCGTCAACGCTTTGCGGCTCTTGCTCCAATGTTTGCCCGGTAAAAATTGATATCCACCAGCAATTGTATAAATGGCGGCAGGTAATTGTGAAAAACGGATACGCCACTACTGCAAAAAAAGCATCGATGCGTTTGATGAGTTTTACCCTCTCAACGCCTTCGGTTTACCACGTCGGCGGGAAGGCCGGAAGATGGGTTTTAAAACATGCGCCGTTTGCTGTAAACAACAAATTTAATCCATGGTACAAACACCGCGATATGCCTGAACCGCCAAAAGAATCATTTGGAGAATGGTACGCCAAAAACAAAAACGGTAGGTAA
- a CDS encoding FGGY-family carbohydrate kinase, translated as MSAIPVIAIFDVGKTNKKLFLFNENYEIVFERTARFIETVDEDGFPCENQESLRLSIFDSLSEVFRMKEFRVKAVNFSAYGASLVYIGENGRALTPLYNYLKPYPEELSNKFYNAYGGPDKFSLETASPVLGSLNSGLQLYRLKQEKPELFTKVKYALHLPQYLSFLLTGYAYSDLTSIGCHTGLWDFQKNRYHEWVQHEHVSVKLAPIVVSDKVSPALFPGTNYKVGTGLHDSSAALIPYLINFHEPFVLISTGTWCISLNPFNNSALTAGELKNDCLSYLQFQGKPVKASRLFSGFEYEQMVKRIAEHFNKDEIKYRNINFNPEIIKHIKTGPVVFQNSDVIRKESVFKLRDLSGFKNDLEAYHQLMIDIVQLQALSTNLVLKNSPVKRIFVDGGFSKNSVYMNLLAAAFPQMEVFAASMAQASAVGAALSIHREWNSKAIPNDIIGLKYYSTNQSAVI; from the coding sequence ATGAGCGCGATTCCGGTTATAGCCATATTTGATGTTGGGAAAACGAATAAAAAACTATTCCTGTTCAACGAGAATTACGAGATAGTTTTTGAAAGAACCGCCCGTTTTATTGAAACGGTTGATGAAGACGGTTTCCCCTGCGAGAACCAGGAAAGCCTCCGCTTGTCGATATTTGATTCATTAAGCGAGGTTTTCCGAATGAAAGAATTTCGTGTAAAAGCAGTCAATTTTTCAGCTTACGGCGCAAGCCTCGTTTACATTGGCGAAAACGGCCGGGCCTTAACCCCATTGTATAATTACCTTAAACCCTACCCCGAAGAACTAAGCAATAAATTCTATAACGCTTATGGCGGCCCGGATAAATTCAGTCTTGAAACGGCCTCGCCTGTTTTAGGCAGTTTAAATTCAGGCCTGCAATTATACCGGCTGAAGCAGGAAAAGCCCGAATTATTTACTAAAGTTAAATATGCACTGCATTTGCCGCAATATCTAAGCTTTTTACTTACCGGCTATGCGTACTCTGACCTCACAAGCATAGGCTGTCATACCGGTTTATGGGATTTTCAGAAAAACAGGTACCACGAATGGGTTCAGCATGAGCATGTTTCCGTAAAACTTGCGCCTATTGTGGTCTCTGATAAAGTTTCGCCGGCGCTGTTTCCTGGCACCAATTACAAAGTGGGTACGGGCCTGCATGATAGTTCGGCAGCACTGATCCCCTACCTGATCAATTTCCACGAACCATTTGTGTTAATTTCAACCGGAACCTGGTGTATCAGCCTTAATCCGTTTAACAATTCAGCATTAACGGCAGGTGAGCTCAAAAACGATTGTTTAAGTTATTTGCAATTTCAGGGTAAACCGGTTAAAGCTTCCAGGCTATTTTCGGGTTTTGAATACGAGCAAATGGTAAAACGTATTGCGGAACATTTTAATAAAGATGAAATTAAGTACCGAAATATTAACTTTAACCCGGAAATAATTAAACATATCAAAACAGGGCCTGTAGTGTTTCAAAACAGTGATGTTATAAGGAAAGAATCTGTTTTTAAGCTGCGGGATCTGTCCGGTTTTAAAAACGATCTGGAAGCTTATCACCAGTTAATGATTGATATTGTGCAACTGCAGGCATTATCCACTAACCTGGTATTAAAAAACTCGCCGGTAAAAAGGATCTTTGTAGATGGTGGTTTTAGTAAAAATAGTGTTTATATGAATTTATTAGCTGCAGCATTCCCGCAAATGGAGGTATTCGCCGCGTCAATGGCGCAGGCTTCGGCGGTTGGGGCGGCCCTAAGTATCCATCGTGAATGGAATAGTAAAGCCATCCCTAACGACATTATCGGGTTAAAATATTATTCAACTAATCAAAGTGCTGTTATATGA
- a CDS encoding TIM barrel protein, with protein MQIEKYKIDEINQQHLAKHRRQFEFVAADVANLDLVLQKLGAFNIAIPSWALGTGGTRFGRFSGGGEPRSLEEKIEDVGVIHALNKSSNSISLHIPWDIPENAASIKALAAQVGLHFDAVNSNTFQDQPNQKHSYKYGSLHHVDKAVRKQAIEHNIEVIKYGVQLDSKALSVWLSDGSNFPGQLNFRRAFQNTQESLQEIYDALPDDWKMWIEYKPYEPNFYSTTIGDWGQSYLLASKLGAKASTLVDLGHHLQGTNIEQIVSILLMEGKLAGFHFNDSKYGDDDLTVGSINPYQLFLIFNELVEGMDARGMNHAKDIGWMIDASHNVKDPIEDLLQSVQAIKIAYAQALLVDKNTLVTAQNNNDVTLAQEILQTAYRTDVRPLIAEASLLAGGSIDPVGTYRKLNVRANLIKERGLKTVATGL; from the coding sequence ATGCAGATAGAAAAATATAAGATAGACGAGATCAACCAACAGCATTTAGCAAAGCACAGGCGCCAATTTGAATTTGTCGCCGCAGACGTTGCTAATCTAGATTTGGTACTTCAAAAACTAGGCGCTTTTAATATTGCCATTCCGAGCTGGGCATTAGGAACGGGCGGTACCCGGTTCGGGCGCTTTTCGGGTGGTGGCGAACCACGCAGCCTGGAAGAAAAAATCGAGGACGTAGGTGTTATTCATGCTTTAAACAAGTCGAGTAATTCTATTTCCCTGCATATTCCCTGGGATATCCCTGAAAATGCGGCGTCGATAAAAGCTTTGGCAGCCCAGGTTGGTTTGCATTTTGATGCGGTGAATTCAAACACCTTCCAGGATCAGCCCAATCAAAAGCACAGTTACAAATACGGTTCATTGCATCATGTAGATAAAGCGGTACGCAAACAAGCCATTGAGCATAACATCGAAGTGATCAAATACGGGGTGCAGCTTGATTCAAAAGCATTATCGGTTTGGTTGTCTGATGGTTCAAATTTCCCCGGCCAGCTAAATTTCCGCAGGGCTTTTCAAAATACACAAGAGAGTTTGCAGGAAATATACGACGCCCTGCCGGATGACTGGAAAATGTGGATCGAATATAAACCTTATGAGCCAAACTTCTATTCTACAACAATTGGAGATTGGGGACAATCCTATCTTTTAGCATCGAAATTGGGAGCCAAGGCAAGTACGCTGGTTGACCTTGGCCATCACCTGCAGGGAACCAATATCGAGCAGATCGTATCCATTTTGTTAATGGAGGGCAAATTGGCAGGTTTTCATTTTAATGATTCCAAATATGGCGATGATGATTTAACCGTAGGCAGTATTAATCCCTACCAGCTGTTTTTGATATTTAATGAATTGGTGGAGGGAATGGATGCCCGCGGAATGAACCATGCAAAGGATATTGGCTGGATGATAGATGCTTCCCATAACGTTAAAGACCCTATCGAAGATCTGTTGCAATCTGTTCAGGCTATAAAAATTGCTTACGCACAGGCATTATTAGTTGATAAAAACACCCTGGTAACGGCGCAAAACAACAATGATGTTACCCTTGCACAGGAAATACTGCAAACTGCCTACCGCACGGACGTAAGGCCATTAATAGCAGAAGCCAGTTTATTGGCAGGAGGATCAATTGACCCTGTGGGAACATACCGGAAATTGAACGTCCGGGCCAATTTGATTAAGGAACGCGGGTTAAAAACCGTAGCCACCGGTTTGTAA